In the genome of Streptomyces pactum, one region contains:
- a CDS encoding DUF397 domain-containing protein — MSEAPQDLSAAVWRKSTYSDGNGGECVEVADGFPGLVPVRDSKDPAGPVLVFPAASWQAFVDWAKAQRV, encoded by the coding sequence ATGAGCGAAGCCCCCCAGGACCTGTCGGCGGCTGTCTGGCGGAAGTCCACGTACAGCGACGGCAACGGCGGTGAGTGCGTCGAGGTCGCGGACGGCTTTCCGGGCCTCGTGCCGGTGCGGGACAGCAAGGACCCGGCGGGCCCGGTGCTGGTGTTCCCGGCCGCGTCGTGGCAGGCGTTCGTCGACTGGGCCAAGGCTCAGCGGGTCTGA
- a CDS encoding DUF397 domain-containing protein, whose protein sequence is MSAAPDLAKDVWRKSTYSGGNGGQCVEVARNLASASGLVPVRDSKDPEGPMLVFPAASWQAFIDWAKAQRV, encoded by the coding sequence ATGAGTGCAGCACCCGACCTCGCGAAGGACGTCTGGCGGAAGTCCACGTACAGCGGCGGCAACGGCGGGCAGTGCGTCGAGGTGGCACGCAACCTCGCTTCCGCTTCGGGCCTCGTGCCGGTGCGGGACAGCAAGGACCCGGAGGGCCCGATGCTGGTGTTCCCGGCCGCGTCGTGGCAGGCGTTCATCGACTGGGCAAAGGCTCAGCGGGTCTGA
- the erm gene encoding ErmE/ErmH/ErmO/ErmR family 23S rRNA (adenine(2058)-N(6))-methyltransferase has protein sequence MARRTLSQNFLADPAAVARLVRAARPRPDGLLIEVGAGQGALTEALAPHCRELLAYEIDRHLVPGLRARFADRPQVRVVHQDFLAARPPRVPFAVAANVPYGRTADIVAWCLRAPRLTSATLLTQLEYARKRTGGYGRWSLLTVRSWPEFEWRMCGRVGRQAFRPVPRVDSGILRLERRARPLIEGAPARAAYRDLVELGFSGTGGTLFASLRRAVPARRLTEGFRRAGLAQDTVVAFASPAQWLTLFRTVRPDAG, from the coding sequence CTGGCACGTCGCACCCTGTCCCAGAACTTCCTCGCCGACCCCGCCGCCGTCGCCCGGCTGGTCCGCGCGGCCCGCCCGCGGCCGGACGGACTGCTGATCGAGGTCGGCGCCGGGCAAGGCGCCCTCACCGAGGCGCTCGCCCCGCACTGCCGGGAACTCCTCGCCTACGAGATCGACCGCCATCTGGTCCCGGGGCTGCGCGCCCGGTTCGCCGACCGGCCGCAGGTGCGCGTGGTCCACCAGGACTTCCTCGCCGCACGGCCGCCGCGGGTGCCGTTCGCGGTGGCCGCCAACGTGCCGTACGGGCGCACCGCGGACATCGTCGCCTGGTGCCTGCGGGCGCCGCGGCTCACCTCGGCGACCCTGCTGACCCAGCTGGAGTACGCCCGCAAGCGCACCGGCGGTTACGGCCGCTGGAGCCTGCTGACGGTGCGCAGCTGGCCGGAGTTCGAGTGGCGGATGTGCGGCCGGGTGGGGCGGCAGGCCTTCCGCCCGGTGCCGAGGGTGGACTCCGGGATCCTGCGGCTGGAGCGCCGTGCCCGGCCGCTGATCGAGGGCGCCCCGGCCCGCGCCGCCTACCGGGACCTGGTGGAGCTGGGCTTCTCCGGCACCGGCGGCACGCTGTTCGCCTCGCTGCGCCGCGCGGTCCCGGCCCGCCGCCTCACGGAGGGCTTCCGCCGGGCCGGGCTCGCACAGGACACGGTGGTCGCCTTCGCGAGCCCGGCGCAGTGGCTCACGCTGTTCCGCACGGTGAGGCCGGACGCCGGCTGA